From Prionailurus viverrinus isolate Anna chromosome B2, UM_Priviv_1.0, whole genome shotgun sequence, the proteins below share one genomic window:
- the HEBP2 gene encoding heme-binding protein 2 → MAEVLEPDPATAERAAAQAVETPGWTAPEDAGPQPGSYEIRHYGPAKWVSTSVESMDWDSAIQTGFTKLNSYIQGKNEKEMKIKMTAPVTSYVEPGSGPFSESTITVSLYIPSEQQPDPPRPSESDVFIEDRAEMTVFVRSFDGFSSAQKNQEQLLTLASMLREEGKVFNEKVYYTAGYNSPFKLLDRNNEVWLIQKNEPCKETE, encoded by the exons ATGGCCGAGGTGCTGGAGCCGGACCCCGCGACAGCCGAGCGCGCGGCGGCCCAGGCTGTGGAGACGCCGGGCTGGACGGCCCCGGAGGACGCGGGCCCCCAG CCCGGAAGTTACGAGATCCGACATTATGGACCAGCCAAATGGGTCAGCACTTCCGTTGAGTCTATGGACTGGGATTCAGCCATCCAAACTGGTTTTACGAAGCTGAACAGCTACATTCAAGGCAAAAATGAGAAAG agatgaaaataaagatgaCCGCTCCAGTGACAAGCTACGTGGAGCCCGGTTCAGGCCCTTTTAGCGAGTCTACCATTACCGTTTCCCTGTACATCCCCTCTGAACAGCAACCTGATCCGCCCAGGCCTTCAGAGTCAGATGTCTTCATTGAAGACAGAGCAGAAATGACCGTGTTCGTCCG GTCTTTCGATGGATTCTCTAGTGCTCAAAAGAATCAAGAACAACTTTTGACATTAGCAAGCATgttgagggaagaaggaaaagttttCAATGAGAAGGTTTACTATACCGCAGGCTACAACAGTCCTTTCAAGTTGCTTGATAGAAATAATGAAGTGTGGTTGATTCAGAAAAATGAACCCTGCAAAGAAACTGaatga